CTGAAATACGCCTGGGCCCAGGTCATCTTCAAATCGGCGTTCTACCTCCCGGTGGTGACGTCCGGGGCGATCCTCTCCCTGGTCTGGCTCTGGCTGTTCAACCCGGCCCGGGGCCTGCTCAACTACGTGCTGTCCTTTGCGGGGCTGGGACCCTTCCTGTGGACCAGCGATCCCCAGATGGCCCTGCCTTCGCTGATGTTCATGGCGATCATGGGCGGGCACGGCGCCGCCATCGTGCTGCTGACCGCCGCCATGGGCGGCATCCCGGCAAGCTACTACGAGGCGGCGCGGCTGGACGGCGCCGGCCCGTGGCGCCAGTACTGGAAGATCACCCTGCCCCTGCTCCGCCCGACGGTGCTCTACCTGCTCGTCACCAGCACGATCGCTTCCTTCCAGGTGTTTACCCAGGTGCTCATGATGACGGGAGGCGGCCCGGACTACGCGACGACCACGCTGGTCTATCTGATCTATACCGACGCCTTCGAGTACTTCGACTTCGGGAAGGCATCGGCCGAAGCGACCCTGCTTTCCCTGAGCCTGGCCGGTATCGCCGTGCTGCAGTACAAGTGGCTGGCCAGCGACGTGGAATACTGATACGAATCGCTGAAACCCACACGTCTCCGAATCAGGA
This Gemmatimonadota bacterium DNA region includes the following protein-coding sequences:
- a CDS encoding sugar ABC transporter permease; this encodes MSFTRTIFKERWAYLFLLLPLLLFAVFNILPMAATILLGFADYFPGGQPVWTGLENYAYALSDDLFWKALGITVLYTCGVVPASLLISLFLAYVIFGLKYAWAQVIFKSAFYLPVVTSGAILSLVWLWLFNPARGLLNYVLSFAGLGPFLWTSDPQMALPSLMFMAIMGGHGAAIVLLTAAMGGIPASYYEAARLDGAGPWRQYWKITLPLLRPTVLYLLVTSTIASFQVFTQVLMMTGGGPDYATTTLVYLIYTDAFEYFDFGKASAEATLLSLSLAGIAVLQYKWLASDVEY